In Amycolatopsis methanolica 239, a single genomic region encodes these proteins:
- a CDS encoding Hsp70 family protein — protein sequence MAADAAPAERRRPRIRRALLQDVREAKETLSSHAHTEVPMPEPFDAVLVTRAELEALVRPNLLRSAEMLAATIRDAGRTPQQLTGVYLVGGPSRMPLVAALLAEQLGVLPTIQDQPETAVAFGLHHVPAAPPPPAIPAIDGRTVPTMAPATSPAAWQPPPPKPKGVRKPLLIGAGVGVLVAALVITLLAVTRGGSGDPAAGGPPGTRPCRAPSRSPRAARPAASRTPTASRPACAAWQAAFRTSGPASAAGQTCRSSSRAPRTWCTLPSDSTTSGRSVVYYEGRSFDALKPGVQSQLGASDSALEGRWSGDGLSGDYPAGTTTGMGIMLFGTDDAEICGLLVWIDFGTDGPTPQDMVDYFEQSLKPGA from the coding sequence GTGGCAGCGGATGCTGCGCCCGCAGAGCGTCGCCGACCGCGCATCCGCCGCGCGCTCCTGCAGGACGTCCGCGAAGCCAAGGAAACCCTGTCCAGCCACGCGCACACCGAAGTGCCGATGCCGGAACCGTTCGACGCCGTCCTGGTCACCCGCGCCGAGCTGGAGGCCCTCGTCCGGCCGAACCTGCTGCGCAGCGCCGAGATGCTCGCCGCGACCATCCGCGACGCCGGGCGCACCCCGCAGCAGCTCACCGGCGTCTACCTGGTCGGCGGGCCGAGCCGTATGCCCCTGGTCGCGGCACTGCTCGCCGAGCAGCTCGGCGTCCTGCCGACCATCCAGGACCAGCCGGAGACCGCGGTCGCGTTCGGACTGCACCACGTCCCGGCCGCCCCGCCCCCGCCCGCGATCCCCGCGATCGACGGCCGCACCGTCCCAACCATGGCGCCGGCCACCTCGCCCGCCGCCTGGCAGCCACCGCCGCCCAAGCCCAAGGGCGTGCGCAAACCGCTGCTCATCGGCGCCGGCGTCGGTGTGCTGGTCGCCGCGCTGGTGATCACCCTCCTCGCCGTCACCCGCGGCGGGTCCGGCGACCCGGCCGCGGGGGGACCACCGGGAACACGGCCCTGCCGAGCACCCAGCAGGTCTCCGCGAGCTGCACGACCGGCGGCGAGCCGGACTCCGACGGCTTCACGTCCTGCCTGCGCCGCGTGGCAGGCGGCGTTCCGGACGTCGGGACCTGCGAGCGCGGCGGGGCAGACGTGCCGATCCAGCAGTCGGGCGCCGAGAACCTGGTGCACGCTGCCCAGCGACTCGACGACCAGCGGCCGGTCCGTCGTCTACTACGAGGGCAGGTCGTTCGACGCGCTGAAACCGGGCGTCCAGTCCCAGCTGGGCGCTTCGGACAGCGCGCTCGAAGGCCGCTGGAGCGGTGACGGCCTGAGCGGCGACTACCCGGCAGGCACGACCACCGGCATGGGGATCATGCTGTTCGGCACGGACGACGCCGAGATCTGCGGCCTGCTGGTGTGGATCGACTTCGGCACGGACGGCCCGACGCCGCAGGACATGGTCGACTACTTCGAGCAGAGCCTCAAGCCCGGCGCCTGA